The following DNA comes from Miscanthus floridulus cultivar M001 chromosome 5, ASM1932011v1, whole genome shotgun sequence.
GTAGGTGaagtccaaaaaaaaaaaaggcaaagtGGCTTCACTTGCTCCCATGGCTCcatgagaggagagagaaaattgCCCGTTCGCCTCGCTGAAAAaaatacgaattataagagaaacgaacggaGCCAATGAGCTCCTGTGAACCATGCACGAACAATGAATGCGCCAGAACAATGAATGCGCCAGGGAAGCTAGAGCCGGTCAGAGCCCTACCTATACATGTGCTAGCTATTGAAACAGACAAACAGTATCACAGCGTTAGCTGAACGCATTATACATGGGGCAGCTGTTCAGTGGATTAAGCTTACACATTAGCTGAACGCTGAAAACAAAAGACAACGGGAATACGGTTACTATCCATCCAGAAACAGCATAAGGAGTTAGTGTCTCACAAATTTAGTTAAACAGTTAAGAAACTATTCATGGCTATGATGGGTAAGGAACTTGCTACCACAGCCATAGTAGCTACTCAAGATGCATCCAGTCTTCTAAATTCTACCAACGATATTCGACATGCAACTATCCCAACGATATTCAACATGCAACTATCCCAACTTTAGTCCAGTTCCTGCAACACCAAAAGTCTCAGGCCACCACTTTTTGCCAACATGTCGACGCGATCAATGATGCACAGCACACTTGATCTTCTCAATACTAACGTTGATTGTCAGTTCGTCAGTCGATTCATCAACTAGATCACGAGGCACCAGCAGGAAGAACCTGCTTCACAGTTGAAACCCACCATGAATTGAGCAGCTCGCCACATGAGGATCCATCTGAAAAACATACCTCCCCTTGTCAGCTTCAGCGCGGTGGACAGCTGAGATCTTGGATGAATAGCATGACCCGGACTCATGGGGCCTGATGCAGACCGTGGCGAGAGCATTGCCAATGTGGACACAGGTGTTCACCATGAGGAACATGGACTGGTCCTCCCCGACCAGGAGCACGAACCGGCTATGCCGTGGGATGGAAATCCTCTGCGCCTTGTCATAATGGAAGTTTGTGGGAGACCATTTGTGCTCGGCGACAAAGTGATTGAGGAGCGATGCTGTTGATCCTTCAAATGAGCAGCCATCTTCTGGGCAGAAGCAtggagcatgcatgcatgccttcTCATGCTTCCCTTTCTGGTAGTATGTGATGTACTTGTCACATCCAAAATTTGAGTTTGAGCATGGCACCTTGACAGCATCGGCCATTTGTTCAATTGCAAAGCAGCGGTTGAAGCCAATTGCTTGGAAGCAGGTGGGACATAAGTTGGAGCGAAGTTTTCCGCGGCAAGCAAAACACAAAACATGCCCGACCtcacactgaagatgaagaaaatcAGCACGTTATTCAAACAAAAAATGAATGATAAGAGGACAGAAAATTTGGAATGGATACACAAAAGAGAGCAATGCATATTTAGTGCTTTCATTTCATCAAACATCTTTCAAACAGAAAAGAATCTATACCTACTTTTATACAAACAGAAAATAATCTATATAAAAGATCATAAGAAAAACACCACAAATCATCTCTCAAAAATATATTCATAACATCATATGCCAAGTTTTTTCTTGTCTTCGGAGAGGATACTGTCCTCAGAAAAAAAAAGGTCATGCAATGGCTTCTTCGAGTGTCCCACATGGCAAGTTTTTATTCATAATACTTTCAACTATATGACACATAACTAAGTCTAGAACATACAAGGTCAAAATAAAATACGCAGCTCATCAGTTGTGTACTCAAACTTACTGAAAATTGAGGTATCTCTTGTTCTGACTCCCTGACAATGGGATCCTAGAAGGTTATAGGCACCAGCGGAGCAGCAATCAATCAACTAATAAGGATCCTTATGCCATCAAATGTCATTCCATTGATGTATATGCATTATAAGTTATAAAATCTAGGTACACATGACACGATGATGCCTTCACCTTATTTTCTAAGGTCAAAGAAACCACTTCCATTTAACTTGGGAGTTTTGCTCCGGTGGACCTTTCAAAAAGGATTGCACGAATCTTGAAACAACCTGATAATTATTTTAATTAATTTGGTAATGGGTAGCTTACCCGTGTCCAAAATCCAAACCCAGCCCTAGTAGCCCACCTAATGGTTTCTATCCGATAATTCTGAACCTAGATTGGGCATTGCCCGTGCGGAcagatggtggcggcggtgccACCAGCGATAGAGGGTCCAGGTCCATCACCCTGCCGCCGCATCTCCAGCCTCCTTCGCTGTGCCCTGCACAACAGTGCCATCGAATTGAAGGCCGCCGCCATAGCCGTCAGCTGCGCCACACCACACAATGGGTGCCTCCACGAGAGGCGAAGCGGCAAGGGGAGACCATTGCCAATGGATATAATCACACAAGCACTAAGGCTTAAGCTAAACTTGCAGCTCGGATCAGGTGCATGGAGTTCATTTGCCTTCAATGGCTGAAAAAGTTTGGTTGAGCATTTGTGAGATTTGAGTGTGTTGTTTTGACTTGATGTAATGTCAGCGAATTTTCTTATTGAGCCTCTACTGACTGAGAAGTTCTAAATTGGGATTGACATTTGCTATAAGCAAAAGGGTTTGGCTTTAAGTTGTGCAGTGGTTCAGAAGTGGATTTCTAGGTGGCTAATATTATTTCTGTTTCTTATAAGTTATAGTAACCCTTCTGTGTGATTTTTTCTACTAATAAGAGATTATACTGTGTAATGGTTTGTCAATTGTGTTTCATGTTTTCTCCATACTAGACTGAATTTTCTTGCCTCAACATTCATATCTGAACAGGCATGCAGTGGGGAAGCAAGGTCCAATTGTGCTTGATCTGAAACCGTTGGCTTTGGACCCAAAGGAAAAAGTATGGACAAAGTCTATATGATCATGATACAGCATGTTCTTGTGCGATCATGCTCATCAATAGGCCATCggccaaagggcgcctagctcagtcggttaggtgacccagcggcactcctcaggtcctgggttcgactccccgtgggagcggatttcaggctgaggttaaaaaaatcccctcgcccaTCCCCATGTGCCAAAGCACAGTGGAAGGCTccggcccggttctcacagggttacggcacctcctgcgtcaggatgggggcgggggttcgggggttttcttgatctgtgtgagaagatcttcttcttaaacggaaaacccgggggccgtcataaccccccgcaggtcgagttttttttttttcaatagGCCATCAGTTCTGAAGTGAAT
Coding sequences within:
- the LOC136451721 gene encoding E3 ubiquitin-protein ligase SINA-like 10, producing MPPRTRQRRGRCLSSAEEEGGRAKTSATCSEKPGQERRAQMAAETVGGPKQGGQGDAGRPDCEIFAKLDPRVLDRIFCSEPLRPSIFQCEVGHVLCFACRGKLRSNLCPTCFQAIGFNRCFAIEQMADAVKVPCSNSNFGCDKYITYYQKGKHEKACMHAPCFCPEDGCSFEGSTASLLNHFVAEHKWSPTNFHYDKAQRISIPRHSRFVLLVGEDQSMFLMVNTCVHIGNALATVCIRPHESGSCYSSKISAVHRAEADKGRYVFQMDPHVASCSIHGGFQL